The Haloplanus salinarum genome includes a region encoding these proteins:
- a CDS encoding ZIP family metal transporter: MALLANVVFVFLAGLVTALATGLGAIPFFLVEEVSDRWNVALWGLASGIMVSASMFGLIFEGLSAADSPLEIVPGLIAGVVLVVVAHEVIESYEVSPRQYAEADFRKLLLILGVLTVHSFPEGVAVGVSFADLGLRQAAGTTLGLFGVAVPLLAVFMTVAISIHNVPEGVAISIPLRTLGVSEWKMVWWAVFSSLPQPIGAVIAFLFVRIAREFLPMGFGFAAGAMIYLVVTEFVPEALEIGADLPGGGRRELVAGVVVGVLAMLPLLIV; encoded by the coding sequence ATGGCACTGCTAGCGAACGTCGTATTCGTCTTCCTCGCCGGCCTAGTGACTGCCCTGGCCACCGGTCTCGGAGCGATTCCCTTCTTCCTGGTCGAGGAGGTGAGCGACCGGTGGAACGTGGCGCTGTGGGGACTCGCCTCGGGGATCATGGTTTCGGCCTCGATGTTCGGCCTGATCTTCGAGGGCCTGTCGGCCGCGGACTCGCCGCTCGAGATCGTCCCCGGGTTGATCGCGGGGGTCGTGCTCGTCGTCGTCGCCCACGAAGTGATCGAGAGTTACGAGGTGAGCCCCCGGCAGTACGCGGAGGCCGACTTCCGGAAGCTACTGCTCATTCTGGGGGTGCTGACCGTCCACAGTTTCCCCGAGGGTGTCGCCGTCGGCGTCTCCTTCGCCGACCTGGGGCTACGGCAGGCCGCCGGGACGACGCTCGGCCTGTTCGGCGTTGCCGTCCCGCTGCTTGCCGTGTTCATGACCGTCGCCATCTCGATCCACAACGTCCCCGAGGGTGTCGCCATCTCCATTCCCCTCCGGACGCTCGGCGTCTCGGAGTGGAAGATGGTGTGGTGGGCCGTCTTCTCCAGTCTCCCCCAGCCGATCGGCGCGGTGATCGCGTTCCTGTTCGTCCGGATCGCCCGGGAGTTCCTGCCCATGGGCTTTGGCTTCGCCGCCGGCGCGATGATCTACCTCGTCGTCACGGAGTTCGTCCCCGAAGCGCTGGAGATCGGCGCGGACCTGCCCGGTGGCGGGCGACGCGAACTCGTCGCCGGCGTCGTCGTCGGCGTCCTCGCGATGCTGCCGCTCCTGATCGTCTAG
- a CDS encoding phosphotransacetylase family protein: MTTLLVTATGESTGKTAVAVALGRQAQARGRSVGYMKPKGTRLQSQVGKTLDRDPMLARELLDTDDEMHEMEPIVYSPTFVRSAMEGRERPDELRERVREGFEAVSAGRDLTVVEGGGHLTTGGVVDLTDPDVADLLDADVVLIAEYGTPADVDEVLAAARQIGDRLTGVLFNRVADAAYDEVETLVAPFLEERGIPVLGVLPREAELAGVTVGDLADELGAELLTDVPTDGLVERFLVGAMSGESALRFFRRTKDAAVVTGGDRTDIHTAALEAPGIRCLVLTGGRRPPTTVLGTAAEKGVPILLCSGDTLTTLERAEEVVHGGRTRDEHTVEVMDDLLTDHADVDALLGAD, encoded by the coding sequence ATGACCACCCTACTCGTCACCGCGACCGGAGAGAGCACAGGCAAGACGGCCGTCGCCGTCGCGCTCGGCCGCCAGGCACAGGCCCGGGGGCGAAGCGTCGGCTACATGAAACCGAAGGGTACGCGCCTCCAGAGCCAGGTCGGCAAGACGCTGGACCGCGATCCGATGCTGGCGCGCGAACTCCTCGACACCGACGACGAGATGCACGAGATGGAGCCCATCGTCTACTCGCCGACGTTCGTCCGGAGCGCGATGGAGGGCCGGGAGCGACCGGACGAACTCCGCGAGCGCGTCCGCGAGGGCTTCGAGGCCGTCTCGGCGGGCCGCGACCTGACGGTCGTCGAGGGCGGCGGCCACCTGACGACCGGCGGCGTCGTCGACCTCACCGACCCCGACGTGGCCGACCTCCTCGACGCCGACGTCGTGTTGATCGCGGAGTACGGGACGCCCGCGGACGTCGACGAGGTCCTGGCGGCCGCCCGGCAGATCGGTGACCGCCTCACGGGCGTCCTCTTCAACCGGGTCGCCGACGCCGCCTACGACGAGGTCGAAACCCTCGTCGCGCCGTTCCTGGAAGAGCGGGGGATCCCGGTGCTCGGTGTGTTGCCCCGCGAGGCGGAACTGGCCGGCGTCACCGTCGGCGACCTGGCGGACGAACTCGGCGCCGAACTACTCACCGACGTCCCGACCGACGGCCTCGTCGAGCGATTTCTGGTCGGCGCGATGAGCGGCGAGTCGGCGCTGCGGTTCTTCCGCCGGACGAAAGACGCCGCGGTCGTCACCGGCGGCGACCGCACCGACATCCACACCGCGGCGCTCGAAGCGCCGGGGATCAGGTGTCTGGTGCTGACCGGCGGGCGTCGGCCCCCCACGACCGTCCTCGGCACCGCGGCGGAGAAGGGGGTCCCCATCCTGCTCTGTTCGGGGGACACCCTCACCACGCTCGAACGCGCCGAGGAGGTGGTCCACGGCGGGCGGACCCGCGACGAACACACCGTCGAGGTGATGGACGACCTGCTGACCGACCACGCCGACGTCGACGCGTTGCTCGGGGC
- a CDS encoding acetate--CoA ligase family protein: MGGLSPLFAPDRVAVVGATERPGSVGRALVENLADFDGEVVPVNPNYETVCGLPARDRVGDTDADLAVVAVPASAVLDVVREAGEAGIRHVVVISAGFGEAGGEGAARERDLIALADEYDLNVVGPNSLGVIGTPVGLNATFAPRAAPAGSISFLSQSGAFVTAVLDWAADHGVGFKDVVSLGNKAVLDEADFVASWGDDEGTDVIVGYLESVEDGRRFVEVAREVTPETPVVVVKSGRTEAGAQAASSHTGAMAGQDRAAAAGFREAGVVRVDTVQELFDAARVLAGQPVPETDGVAVVTNAGGPGVMATDAVGDAPLSLAEFGNDTLERLRDRLPEGANVYNPVDVIGDADNERLCAAVDAVLDDDAVGSAVVIAAPTATLDYGDLAADVADLQARHGVPVTTCLMGGERARSAEDALDAAGIPNYFDPARAVGSLGTLSRYREIRERERAEPTTYDVDREAARDVLERAGERGATRLGVEAMPLLDAYGIPTPAGEVVDSPVDALAVAERIGDPVVMKIVSPDILHKSDIGGVKVGVAHEDVYDAFEDLVTRARNYQPDATILGVQVQEMVETESGVETIAGTNRDPQFGPLVLFGLGGVFVEVMEDTALRLAPLAESEARAMLDEIQAAPLLSGARGRDPVDEPAVTEALARLSQLVTDFPAILELDVNPLVARPDGVQAVDLRLTLDPDTL; this comes from the coding sequence ATGGGAGGACTGTCCCCGTTGTTTGCGCCGGATCGTGTCGCCGTCGTCGGCGCGACGGAGCGTCCGGGATCGGTCGGGCGCGCGCTCGTCGAGAACCTCGCCGATTTCGACGGCGAGGTGGTTCCCGTCAACCCGAACTACGAGACGGTGTGTGGCTTACCGGCGAGGGACCGGGTCGGCGACACCGACGCCGACTTGGCCGTGGTGGCGGTGCCGGCGTCCGCGGTGCTCGACGTCGTTCGCGAGGCCGGCGAGGCGGGCATCCGACACGTCGTCGTCATCTCGGCGGGGTTCGGCGAGGCGGGTGGCGAGGGCGCCGCCCGCGAACGCGACCTGATCGCGCTCGCCGACGAATACGACCTGAACGTCGTCGGGCCGAACTCCCTCGGGGTCATCGGCACGCCGGTCGGTCTCAACGCCACGTTCGCCCCGCGGGCGGCGCCTGCCGGCTCGATATCGTTCCTGAGCCAGTCGGGGGCCTTCGTCACCGCGGTCCTCGACTGGGCGGCCGACCACGGCGTCGGCTTCAAGGACGTGGTGTCGCTCGGCAACAAGGCCGTCCTCGACGAGGCGGACTTCGTGGCCTCGTGGGGGGACGACGAGGGAACGGACGTCATCGTCGGCTACCTGGAGAGCGTCGAGGACGGTCGCCGGTTCGTCGAGGTGGCCCGCGAGGTGACCCCCGAGACGCCCGTCGTGGTCGTCAAGTCGGGGCGGACCGAGGCGGGGGCTCAGGCCGCCTCCTCGCATACGGGGGCGATGGCGGGGCAGGACCGGGCGGCCGCGGCCGGCTTCCGGGAGGCGGGAGTCGTCCGCGTCGACACCGTCCAGGAACTCTTCGACGCCGCGCGCGTCCTCGCCGGACAACCCGTCCCGGAGACCGACGGGGTGGCCGTCGTCACCAACGCCGGCGGGCCGGGCGTGATGGCGACGGACGCCGTCGGCGACGCGCCCCTGTCCCTCGCGGAGTTCGGGAACGACACGCTGGAGCGGCTCCGCGACCGCCTGCCCGAGGGGGCGAACGTCTACAACCCGGTGGACGTCATCGGCGACGCCGACAACGAGCGACTGTGTGCGGCCGTCGACGCCGTCCTCGACGACGACGCCGTGGGGTCGGCCGTCGTCATCGCCGCCCCCACCGCGACGCTCGACTACGGCGACCTGGCAGCGGACGTAGCCGACCTCCAAGCCCGGCACGGCGTCCCCGTGACGACGTGTCTGATGGGCGGCGAGCGCGCCCGGTCGGCCGAGGACGCCCTCGACGCGGCGGGGATCCCGAACTACTTCGACCCTGCCCGGGCGGTCGGAAGCCTCGGCACCCTCTCGCGGTACCGCGAGATCCGCGAGCGGGAGCGAGCCGAGCCGACGACCTACGACGTGGACCGGGAGGCGGCCAGGGACGTCCTCGAACGGGCCGGCGAGCGGGGGGCGACGCGACTCGGCGTCGAGGCCATGCCGCTGCTCGACGCCTACGGCATCCCGACGCCCGCGGGCGAGGTGGTCGACTCGCCGGTCGACGCCCTCGCGGTCGCCGAGCGGATCGGCGACCCGGTCGTCATGAAGATCGTGAGCCCCGATATCCTCCACAAGTCCGACATCGGCGGCGTGAAGGTCGGCGTCGCCCACGAGGACGTGTACGACGCCTTCGAGGACCTGGTCACCCGGGCGCGGAACTACCAACCCGACGCGACGATCCTCGGCGTCCAGGTCCAGGAGATGGTGGAGACGGAGTCGGGTGTCGAAACCATCGCCGGGACGAACCGCGATCCGCAGTTCGGGCCGCTCGTTCTCTTCGGCCTCGGCGGCGTCTTCGTCGAGGTGATGGAGGACACCGCCCTCCGTCTCGCGCCGCTCGCCGAGTCGGAGGCGCGGGCGATGCTCGACGAGATCCAGGCCGCCCCGCTCCTGTCCGGCGCCCGGGGACGCGACCCCGTGGACGAGCCGGCCGTCACGGAGGCGCTGGCCCGCCTCTCGCAGCTCGTCACCGACTTCCCGGCCATCCTCGAACTCGACGTGAACCCGCTGGTGGCTCGCCCCGACGGCGTGCAGGCGGTCGACCTCAGACTGACCCTCGATCCAGACACCCTATGA
- a CDS encoding DUF7545 family protein, whose product MVDTETYTIEGPDGDTDELELPEGLVDTLAEQGEAPTTVVAEIALLSFVQRSHAIVHHAEGEVPADLEAINEKAEALFEERFGMTFEEATGHSH is encoded by the coding sequence ATGGTCGACACCGAGACCTACACAATCGAAGGGCCGGACGGGGACACGGACGAACTCGAACTGCCGGAAGGGCTGGTCGACACCCTCGCCGAGCAGGGCGAGGCGCCGACGACCGTCGTCGCCGAGATCGCGCTGCTCTCTTTCGTCCAGCGCTCCCACGCCATCGTCCACCACGCGGAGGGCGAGGTGCCCGCCGACCTCGAAGCGATCAACGAGAAGGCCGAGGCGCTCTTCGAGGAGCGGTTCGGCATGACCTTCGAGGAGGCGACGGGCCACAGCCACTAG